The following proteins come from a genomic window of Deltaproteobacteria bacterium CG11_big_fil_rev_8_21_14_0_20_49_13:
- the trpR gene encoding trp operon repressor, producing MEDGWRKELIELFASAKTKVEIKELLSVLLTPKEYEELAKRWQIVKRLIEGVPQREIKKELGASIATVTRGSREIQYGNGTFQKFYKRLEVRQTR from the coding sequence ATGGAGGACGGTTGGAGAAAAGAATTAATTGAACTTTTTGCTTCCGCAAAAACCAAGGTGGAAATCAAGGAGTTATTATCAGTGCTTCTGACACCAAAGGAGTACGAGGAACTGGCGAAGCGCTGGCAGATTGTAAAGAGGCTTATTGAAGGAGTTCCGCAAAGGGAGATCAAAAAAGAGCTGGGAGCCTCGATTGCCACAGTGACGCGAGGATCGAGAGAAATACAGTATGGAAACGGTACATTTCAAAAATTCTACAAAAGGCTTGAGGTTCGCCAAACCCGCTAG